The Salvelinus sp. IW2-2015 linkage group LG4q.2, ASM291031v2, whole genome shotgun sequence genome includes the window gcattgtgttgtgtgacaaaactgtacattttagagtggcattttattgtccacagcatgTGTAAAGCAtgtgtaaagatcatgctgtttaatcagccttttaatatgccacacctgtcaggtagatggattatattggcaaaggataaatgctaactaacaggggatgtaaacaaatttgtgcacaacattttagagaaataagcttttcatGCATATAGAAAATatctggaatattttatttcagtttatgaaacatgggaccaacactttacatgttgcattcatatttttgttcagtatatgttaaACCATTTTTTATTCCCATTTAAAGGAAATCATTATATattgtgtacatttacatttcattatGCATAGTGTTTGGTGTTCGTTTTGTCACATAAACCATCCCATAGAACTGATGGTAATACACAACCTATAGATCAAGCCAGCATCAGTCAACAGGTAGGCTATACCAAAGATAGTACAGTATGGCTCAGtggatgctgctgaggggaggacgtctcacaataatggctggaacggagcaaatggaatggcatcaaactcatggaaaccatgtgtttgatgttgttgataccttCCCACTGATGCCGCTCCAGcaattaccacaagcccatcctccccaattaaggtgccaccaacctcctgtggtatgacTATACTCAGTGATCAAAATGTGTATCACTTTGCATGATGGGTATTAAAAAgacaacaaccaacttgaaacaAAAATAGGGAAAACCAAACAATGTACAaacgtctgctaaaatgtaactCAATATGAAAAACTCCAAAGAGATCCAACTATAGGCCTTTTCAGGTGATAAAGCATTTATATACTGTAGGCTTATGAGTGTTTGATGAGTTTAGTTCAAATTCACACCCATAGTTAGCTTCATAGTTATTGCATCTGTAGAAGAGAATGCAGCCACTTTCACTTTCCCTTCCCAGCATTACATCTTCCACTCATTCCTTCAGAACACATTTTGGTTTGCATAAATAACACCAACATTCTATGACTGTTTAGAACATTCCACACATCTTTTAGTAGTTTTAACTGGCCTTCAAAGTCTTTCAATTACACCTTCTGTCACTTTCCTTCCTTTTCTCATCTTGTAAAAACCTGTTCCCTTCTTTCCTCTGCTGAACCCAGTAGATATGACCTCCAGGGTTTGAACTCTGATCGCCTTCAAACAGCACTTACTGCAAAACCCATATTCAATAACTCATGACTGCCGCTGTTCTCTGCTCCCTTTTCTGAGATCGTCACATTTAGGCCTTACTCTGACTGACACACAGGAGACAAACACTGAGTgagaagggaaagagggaagcTCTGCTCAGAGTATTCTCTGAATGAGGGGTGGTGGCAGGGTGGTGGGAGTCattgaaaatacaacaaaaatgttttgtttcattGCTTCATGCTCCAATGAAGGGCAGGGGGGGACCTTAATAAAATGTAGACAGATCTCTGGGCCGTGGATACTGTCTCTACTTCCTCTTTGGTAAGTGACCACCAATTCcaagcatgtctgtctgtctctgtccggaTATGGCCCCCTCTGTCCATGCCCTGGCCCTTGTCCTTTGTTCTGGGGTGGCacagactggcagagagagagggcactGTCCGGGCACAGCCACTGTCTGCAGATCCAGTCAGACCCAGCTCTGAGCCCAGTCAGAGCGCAACAACGTGCACTGCCTTCTCAGCAAAGTGCACCGTCTTCTCTATGCCAGAGAACGTTGTCTAGGCTTGATCCTTGGATACAACTGTAAGAAGAAAATGTTACTATTAATTGTATTTTCTGATCATGGAAATTCGTATTCTACAGGCAGGTACAGCAGGGGGTGCCATGTCACAACTTAGGATTTATTACCAAATATTTTGAGATGCCGCTTCAGTCATTTGGGATCCTCATCAATTCAACTAACATTTAATTAGCATCTAATTTCAAACAAGATTGTGGAAATCTATATACAACACATTAACCATAGAACTAAACACaattataggatctctatgatATTAACTTCCTAGTGATTCAGACCATAGTTGTATTCATCATGGTGACTGGCCTTACCCCGAGCAGGTTGCGTGGTACGTAGCCCTCCTTGTCATGTAGCCTGGCCCACCACCACTCTGTCTCAGCGTCGTCCCTGCGACTCAGGGTGGTGATGGCGTCTCCCTCGTGGAAGGACAGCTCGTCTGAGCTCTGTGCCTCGTAGTCCCACAGCGCATACACAGACCCTTTATTCATCACCCCCAGCTTCTCCTGCAGCCCTGGCGGacggacagagaggaagagggtcaCTTCACAGTTCTCAGGGGCTtccagtggcgcagcggtctaatgcactgcatctcagtaccagaggtgtcactacagaccctggttcgattccaggctgtatcacaaRCGACCGTGATTCAGGGGCCCCTCCTTGCCCCTAGTGTAGGATTGGATGGGTACCATCAATAAGGTTGATGCTTTGCCTTGCCTTCATAAAGATTAGATGGAGCTTTCGACATATAGCATATACCTATCCAATTCTACATATCCAAGCACGAGTGTGTAGGGATAAGTGTTGTTTTGGGGACATGGCCCATAGCTCTCCTTTGAGCTCCACAGATCTACGTAAGggtgtaggggctaggggttgtttgtAGACAGGAGCCGCATGTCTCTCTATACAACACCACTCACCGAAGAGGAACTGGGAACACTGTGTGTATCCGTCCTCCATCTCCTCACACTTATCAGCCGCTGTCTCCACGTCACTGATGGTGGTGGCAAAGATGGCCGCCCCTGACTCCACCAGCAGCTTACAGAGATGCACACTGTTACAGGAGGCCGCACAGTGTAGTGGGGTCCTGAGCACATGACAGACACAAAAGGAGAGACGTTCATGGAGACATTGTGAAGTCTTGACCGTTTTAAATGCAGCTGACCAAAGCTAAGGTAAGGtcaaagagaaagaggggagagaaagagaaagaaaaggtcaATGAGAAATGGTCACAGTGTACGTCCTCACCATCCATCGCTGTCAGCAGCATTGACGTTAACTCCAAAGTCGAGCAGGAACTTGACGATGTGGTGACGTCCAGCACATACGGCATTGTGAAGGGGGGTGATGCCCTCGTCATTGGCCGTGCTGGGGTTCTCAACCTGCATGGGGGAAaggatcaatcaatcacatttatttcatgaatcaaatataaatgtattgataaagccctttttatatcaaCAGTCACAAAAGCCATTAACATTTTTAAGGAGCAGCTGATTTAGGAATATCTCTTCTGGGACAATAaagtttgaattgaattgacgaGCCTATGATTACCTCATAGATGATCCGCTGCACCAAGTCAAACTCTCCCTCCAGAGAGGCATCCAGTAGCAGGGCCAGAGGGTTGAACTTGACCCGCAGCCCGTGGCCTATCCGCTCTGACTCAGGCTTCTTCAGGTTAGTCCTCTTGATCTGCTGAGACAGAGAAAGTGGAGTTACTCTCTGGCTAATGCACAGgtggttggtgacaccttaattggggaggacgggctcacagtaatggctggaacggaatgaatggaatggtatcaaacaagtGGTTTCCATGTttctgataccattccatttactccattccagtcattattatgagctgtcctcccctcagcagcctcctgtggtctaATGTCATGACTAGGGCAGGGAATTTTTCCTGTGAAGAAAGCAATGTCTGCAACTCAGATGGCAACTCTAGCATAAGtcagattttttgttttttgcagaacatgtgacctgaccaggagaaACTCTAGACCCTATGTATTATGGCACACAAAAAGGAAGCATGCGGTTGCATTATGGAGCTGTGGCTCCGCAGGTTGACCTTAGGCAATGCCGGGGGTGTGACAGTCCGGGGAGAGGTGTCTTTCTGCTGGGGGGACGAGGCCTCAGGGATGGGCCTTGGAGTGGAGGTGGTGCTGTTGGTGGTAGGACCAggctggttgttgttgttgttgtcttcctGGCTGGGCTGAGGGGTGGGCAAGCAGGGAATGGTCTCACTGGGTGGGGGGGTCCTCTGCTTCTGATTTTCATTGGAGTCAGAGGAAGGGGACAGGCGATGGTCTGAATTGGGACCCTCTGCTGCAGTGACCACAAGGGAGGCTGTCTCCATCAGGTTCCCATTAGCAGTGTTGATGTTGTCCATGTCAGGACATCCCAGGACACCACCCATGAAGACAGGCTGGTAGAACGGAGTGTTGTTGCTGCCCTCCATGCCTCCGGCCAGGGAGTTGAAGCGTTGGTACAGGAGCTTCTGGATGTTGGGTCCAGTGGGGCCCTCTGGCTCTGTGATGGAGCTGCGTTTCTTCAGCGGGCGTGGTGCGTTGGTCAGCCGCCGGCGCAGGACCTCTAGGTCGGCGTCGCTCTGGTAGCGCAGCGGGGAGTGGGCCACGGGGGTCAGCTTGGTGGGGCTCAGGGGACGCGGGATGTTCTCCACACTGGGAGGGGGTAGGAGTCTACCCTCTGTGGTGTTCCCTTCCCTGTccaccatgtcctctccactctctcctcctgggGACAGGGCCCCATGCTGGAAGGgcacaggggagggagaggtgcTGGAGGGAAGCACGGGTTTCCCATACACTATGAACAAAAGGAGATGGAGATATTAATATAGGACCATACAGATTGAGACCCAACAGGAAAGTCAAGCATGATCTGAATCAGGCCGGGGTTGAAATACTATTTGTTTTCTTCAAATACTTTGAGAGTTTGATTGCGACTCCCTGGAGTGCCTTTGCACTTTTGGAACTATTACATTGGTCCCACTGTGCAAGGCATGCTCAATTAAGTGCAGCTTAATTATTTGAAGGAAATCAAATACTATTAGAACCCAGGTCTGACtgactttaaaatatatataatgtccATCGATTGAGGCGTTTACCTGCTTTGACAGCAGACCTGGCTCCTGCTGGGTAGCTCTTGGCTGCTGCAGGCTGCTGCAGGTACATGTGGTAGATGGAGGAAGAGTTCATAGTGGCAGGGCCCTTCCTGGGGGACTGAGGCCTGGAGGAGGACCGGTCTGGGACGTAGGGCCTCACAGCCACAGCCGGCGGGGGGTCaggcctctccccctccccctggcCTGACTGGGGTGTGGGGCTAGGGTGGACAGAGATACGCTGCTGGATCTGCTGGGAGGAGTAACCAGGAGGTGCTGGGGCTGAACGCTGCCAGGCTAAAGTGGCAGGGGCAGACCTGGTCAGGGAGCTGGTAGAGCAGACTATAGACGGGTGGCCAGTAGGTGCAGGGTAGGTCCCGTAGATGGGTAGTGGTTTGGACACGGATCCTCCTGGTAGCTTACTGAAGTCAAGGCTCTGTGGAGGGAAACACCGTGAACCAGTTAGATTCATTATAGGACAGTAGGAAGGAGAGTCCAAGGAGTGTGTGAAAGAGCCAAAAGTGaatggctgcatctcaatagtcttaaGTGGCTTCCTCTACTTGTGTCCTCTCCGTCTGCATTGATCTAAAAAAATACTGGGTATGTGAAAGCAAAATGGTGTAGAAAACCAACCAGGAATTGCATTTAGTGGTTAGTTATTTAATATCCTTacagatgaaagagaggagatgaTGATAGtaagccactttagactattgagatgtaccCAATGACTGTAGTAGTGGGAGGTGGAGCAAGGATCTCACCTGGTCTGGGCTGGTGTTCCTCCAATCTGGAGGTTGCATCGGGGAGACACTTTTACTAAGGGTGGACCACACTGCTTCATTGGCTACAGGAggggtacacagagagagagagagagagggatagggtgaGAAAGACAAGACAGAGAAAGTGGTTAAAAAAAAGACAGCAGGTAGATAGTCTGTGTTCCAGGATAACGGTTAAGAAAGATGAGCTGTGATATTCTAATTGTCTCGAGAAATGATCGACAGAATGTTGATGCTAGTCCAAATGAGCAACGGAAAgtatagttacacacacacaacacactgtctaTTTGACGAACTAGTCCCTGTAGCTAATACGTTTCAATTTCTAGATCACGTTGCTCTCTTTGCCTTGTGCTCTCATACCTACAGAATGGCACAGTACAGGAACAGCTTGCCCTCCATACCTACAGACTGGCACAGTACAGGAACAGCTTGCCCCCCCATACCTACAGACTGGCACAGTATAGGAACAGCTTGCACTCCATAAACACAGACTGACCTGAGGAACACAGGGTCAGGTCTAATACAAGGTGTATGTGCTGGGTGTATTTTGGTCCCCGATTCTGATCGGGTTAAAGAGATTAGAGTGTCTATCACTCCAAGaggataactctctctctctctgagacataGTCTGTCTGGAGGTAAActattccctgtctgtctgtctgccagactTCCTATTAAACCTATTGCAGTGTCTGTGCCAACTAAGCCTTGCCTACTCTCRCTTTCAAACATTACAACTGCCCAGCCCTATTAAAAAGGTGAGCACTAGAAGGACTACACAATCTAAGGCTGCATCtgaaatagggctctggtcaaaagtagggcttacacagtaccagtcaaacgtttggacacacctactcattcaagagtttctctttatttttactattttctacattttcaaataatagtgaagacatcaaaactatgaaataacacatatagaatcaaacAAGTGTTAtatactgcatatatatatatatatttgagattcttcaaagtagccaccctttgccttgatgacagctttgcactcttggtattctctcaaccagcttcacttggaatgcttttccaacagtcttgaaggagttcccacatattctgagcacttgttggctgcttgtccttcactccatcactccccttcttggtcaaatagcccttacacagcctggaggtgtgttgggtcattgtcctgttggaaaacaaatgataagtgcaaaccagatgggatggcgt containing:
- the ppp1r13ba gene encoding protein phosphatase 1, regulatory subunit 13Ba isoform X2, translating into MILTVYLSDSQQMLTEVPITPETTCKDVVEFCKEAGEGGCHLTDVWKGNERVIPFDHLMYEHLQEWGPRRMEVRFYLRHEDSPSESSDQGSQLSQEQSNRGSRGSSDQPCEERVGNPCVELTLSELQEMATRQQQQIETKQQMLVAKEQRLRYLQQQDHRQGQTVSEAEKLQRLKGRVESQEAKLKKIRAMRGQVDYSKLINGNLSAEIQHVSGQFQEKQAELQSAVVKVDQLTQQLEDLRRGRLNGLQPXGGPLTGTAALELRKLYQELQVRNKLNTEHSGRLQQNKELLNKRNTEVTMMDKRIGDLRERLHKKKTELNRINGPPSPQSILSSSGRVAAVCPYIQVPVPGRQEVGYALPPDPVKPPFVPGTGTISHGRSKSANEAVWSTLSKSVSPMQPPDWRNTSPDQSLDFSKLPGGSVSKPLPIYGTYPAPTGHPSIVCSTSSLTRSAPATLAWQRSAPAPPGYSSQQIQQRISVHPSPTPQSGQGEGERPDPPPAVAVRPYVPDRSSSRPQSPRKGPATMNSSSIYHMYLQQPAAAKSYPAGARSAVKAVYGKPVLPSSTSPSPVPFQHGALSPGGESGEDMVDREGNTTEGRLLPPPSVENIPRPLSPTKLTPVAHSPLRYQSDADLEVLRRRLTNAPRPLKKRSSITEPEGPTGPNIQKLLYQRFNSLAGGMEGSNNTPFYQPVFMGGVLGCPDMDNINTANGNLMETASLVVTAAEGPNSDHRLSPSSDSNENQKQRTPPPSETIPCLPTPQPSQEDNNNNNQPGPTTNSTTSTPRPIPEASSPQQKDTSPRTVTPPALPKQIKRTNLKKPESERIGHGLRVKFNPLALLLDASLEGEFDLVQRIIYEVENPSTANDEGITPLHNAVCAGRHHIVKFLLDFGVNVNAADSDGWTPLHCAASCNSVHLCKLLVESGAAIFATTISDVETAADKCEEMEDGYTQCSQFLFGLQEKLGVMNKGSVYALWDYEAQSSDELSFHEGDAITTLSRRDDAETEWWWARLHDKEGYVPRNLLGLYPRIKPRQRSLA
- the ppp1r13ba gene encoding protein phosphatase 1, regulatory subunit 13Ba isoform X1 gives rise to the protein MILTVYLSDSQQMLTEVPITPETTCKDVVEFCKEAGEGGCHLTDVWKGNERVIPFDHLMYEHLQEWGPRRMEVRFYLRHEDSPSESSDQGSQLSQEQSNRGSRGSSDQPCEERVGNPCVELTLSELQEMATRQQQQIETKQQMLVAKEQRLRYLQQQDHRQGQTVSEAEKLQRLKGRVESQEAKLKKIRAMRGQVDYSKLINGNLSAEIQHVSGQFQEKQAELQSAVVKVDQLTQQLEDLRRGRLNGLQPXGGPLTGTAALELRKLYQELQVRNKLNTEHSGRLQQNKELLNKRNTEVTMMDKRIGDLRERLHKKKTELNRINGPPSPQSILSSSGRVAAVCPYIQVPVPGRQEVGYALPPDPVKPPFVPGTGTISHGRSKSEEEGCGVRKPSVQWKVSDIDIIVDPVEMREGPRSPSGACSADTVCSQGLGQQKQRGLSNRAQYQQHTSNEAVWSTLSKSVSPMQPPDWRNTSPDQSLDFSKLPGGSVSKPLPIYGTYPAPTGHPSIVCSTSSLTRSAPATLAWQRSAPAPPGYSSQQIQQRISVHPSPTPQSGQGEGERPDPPPAVAVRPYVPDRSSSRPQSPRKGPATMNSSSIYHMYLQQPAAAKSYPAGARSAVKAVYGKPVLPSSTSPSPVPFQHGALSPGGESGEDMVDREGNTTEGRLLPPPSVENIPRPLSPTKLTPVAHSPLRYQSDADLEVLRRRLTNAPRPLKKRSSITEPEGPTGPNIQKLLYQRFNSLAGGMEGSNNTPFYQPVFMGGVLGCPDMDNINTANGNLMETASLVVTAAEGPNSDHRLSPSSDSNENQKQRTPPPSETIPCLPTPQPSQEDNNNNNQPGPTTNSTTSTPRPIPEASSPQQKDTSPRTVTPPALPKIKRTNLKKPESERIGHGLRVKFNPLALLLDASLEGEFDLVQRIIYEVENPSTANDEGITPLHNAVCAGRHHIVKFLLDFGVNVNAADSDGWTPLHCAASCNSVHLCKLLVESGAAIFATTISDVETAADKCEEMEDGYTQCSQFLFGLQEKLGVMNKGSVYALWDYEAQSSDELSFHEGDAITTLSRRDDAETEWWWARLHDKEGYVPRNLLGLYPRIKPRQRSLA